One Kribbella sp. NBC_00662 genomic region harbors:
- a CDS encoding acyltransferase family protein, which yields MTRFPAVDGLRAIAALAVVTAQIGLQTHAPLAGVVSRLDVGWAVFCAISGFLLYRPHVVAWFSATDPPLTLTYLRGRALRILPALLITVVLSIVFVPHPATTYLRWAVLTPLPFYLLLPGLGRLLTGYERPTRRSVRWRLLVLVALTVLGPVWMAAVTATDHPEAGLWLPGYLGWFAVGMGLALWQVARATGRLGPSVLDTLTRVPGTLWGIAAALLLIAATPLAGPYGHSAPTPAQALLKSLLYTAVVACVLFPILTPSAKTVRVLGSRLAQIGARLSYGVVVYGFVVLGVMRGPFAVQLPVTLVSAVVLAAASYRLIERPVLRFGKNTAVSRTASSVTSPSSSPAR from the coding sequence ATGACCCGATTCCCAGCGGTGGACGGGCTGCGAGCGATCGCTGCGCTCGCCGTGGTGACCGCACAGATCGGCCTGCAGACGCATGCGCCGCTCGCAGGTGTCGTGTCCCGGCTGGATGTCGGCTGGGCCGTCTTCTGCGCGATCTCCGGCTTCCTGCTCTACCGGCCGCACGTCGTCGCATGGTTCTCGGCCACCGATCCTCCGCTCACGCTGACCTACCTGCGCGGCCGGGCGCTGCGGATCCTCCCGGCGCTGCTGATCACCGTTGTGCTGTCGATCGTCTTCGTCCCACACCCGGCGACCACCTACCTCCGGTGGGCAGTGCTGACACCACTCCCCTTCTACTTACTCCTACCTGGCCTGGGCCGGCTGCTGACCGGTTACGAGCGACCGACTCGTCGCAGTGTCCGCTGGCGGCTACTCGTACTGGTCGCGCTGACCGTGCTCGGCCCGGTTTGGATGGCTGCGGTCACGGCAACCGATCACCCGGAGGCCGGTCTCTGGCTGCCCGGGTATCTCGGCTGGTTCGCCGTCGGCATGGGGCTGGCGCTCTGGCAGGTCGCCCGAGCCACAGGTCGTCTCGGCCCGTCAGTGCTCGACACCCTGACCAGAGTCCCCGGGACGCTCTGGGGAATCGCCGCTGCGCTCCTCCTGATCGCAGCCACCCCGCTCGCCGGTCCTTATGGCCACTCCGCTCCCACACCCGCCCAGGCCCTGCTCAAGAGCCTGCTCTACACAGCCGTCGTCGCCTGCGTCCTCTTCCCGATCCTGACGCCGTCCGCGAAGACAGTCCGCGTGCTGGGCAGTCGCCTGGCGCAGATCGGTGCACGACTCTCGTACGGTGTGGTGGTGTACGGGTTCGTCGTACTGGGCGTGATGCGTGGACCGTTCGCGGTACAGCTGCCGGTGACTCTGGTGAGCGCGGTCGTGCTGGCCGCCGCGAGTTACCGCCTGATCGAGCGGCCGGTCCTGCGTTTCGGGAAGAACACAGCGGTGAGCAGGACCGCCAGCAGCGTGACCAGTCCGAGCAGCAGCCCGGCACGGTAG
- a CDS encoding class I SAM-dependent methyltransferase, with the protein MNRPVRVELTEVETSRASRTYWDSAADEYLQEHGDFLGDDRFIWSPEGVDEESAQLLGPVKGRRILEVGCGAAQCSRWLAGQGADVVAFDISLEQLRIAKDLDARTGTSVRTVAADAVALPYADSTFDIACSAFGALPFVADVGTAFRELERVLRPGGLLVFSVTHPFRWTMPDDPSPAGLRITHSYFDRTPYVEVDEAGTPVYAEHHRTTGDWIRELTGAGFIVDDLLEPEWPAGHDLIWGGWGPERGPYVPGTAIWTAHKAPSA; encoded by the coding sequence GTGAACAGGCCGGTACGGGTGGAACTGACCGAGGTGGAGACCTCGCGGGCCAGTCGTACCTACTGGGACTCCGCAGCCGACGAGTACCTGCAGGAGCACGGCGACTTCCTCGGCGACGACCGGTTCATCTGGTCCCCCGAGGGTGTCGATGAGGAGTCCGCACAGCTGCTCGGTCCGGTCAAGGGCAGGCGGATCCTCGAGGTCGGCTGCGGTGCGGCCCAGTGCTCGCGATGGCTGGCCGGCCAGGGAGCCGATGTGGTTGCCTTCGACATCTCTCTAGAACAGCTCCGCATCGCCAAAGACCTCGATGCCCGGACCGGTACGTCGGTTCGCACGGTCGCCGCAGACGCAGTAGCGCTGCCGTACGCCGACAGCACCTTCGACATCGCCTGCTCAGCCTTCGGCGCGCTCCCCTTCGTCGCCGACGTCGGTACGGCGTTCCGCGAGCTCGAGCGCGTGCTAAGGCCAGGCGGCCTGCTGGTGTTCTCGGTAACCCACCCGTTCCGCTGGACGATGCCCGACGACCCGTCGCCGGCCGGTCTGCGCATCACTCACTCGTACTTCGACCGGACGCCGTACGTCGAGGTCGACGAGGCCGGTACGCCGGTCTACGCCGAGCACCACCGCACGACCGGTGACTGGATCCGCGAGCTGACCGGTGCCGGCTTCATCGTCGACGACCTGCTCGAGCCAGAGTGGCCGGCCGGACACGACCTGATCTGGGGCGGCTGGGGTCCCGAACGGGGACCGTACGTCCCCGGCACTGCCATCTGGACCGCACACAAGGCGCCGAGCGCATGA
- a CDS encoding phosphotransferase family protein, with the protein MSDFAASAVPLPGGYQGQTYAVSAGGEDAVLKLYVKDPGRAAVDAALLQLVRGLLPVPRVLDVKREGSPDDPPYLLTERLPGVNLEVYLATAGEDERRYVGEQLGELLARLSGMPFRSFGLFRDGDLGIEPLRGDLEQYLDSLDLDLTPAQREGLGSVFMDAEDLLAEGVDRFCLVHSDFNPKNLLVDPETVRITGLIDWEFAHAGSPYADLGNLLRFCTDPVLARPVLEVLRGSGLLGSDRFVDLGRAADLWALLDLAGRAAEHGVAAAAHRLVFRMADTGDLSAGRPDLDVVL; encoded by the coding sequence ATGAGCGACTTCGCCGCTAGTGCTGTTCCGTTGCCAGGCGGTTATCAGGGCCAGACCTACGCGGTCAGTGCGGGCGGCGAGGACGCCGTACTGAAGCTGTATGTGAAGGACCCCGGGCGGGCCGCTGTGGACGCGGCGCTGCTCCAGCTGGTGCGTGGACTGCTTCCGGTGCCGCGAGTGCTCGACGTGAAGCGGGAGGGCTCGCCGGACGATCCGCCGTACCTGCTGACCGAGAGATTGCCCGGCGTGAACCTGGAGGTCTACCTGGCGACGGCCGGGGAGGACGAGCGGCGGTACGTCGGGGAGCAACTGGGGGAGCTGCTCGCGCGACTGAGCGGGATGCCGTTCCGCTCGTTCGGGCTGTTCCGCGACGGGGACCTCGGGATCGAACCGCTGCGCGGGGACCTCGAGCAGTACCTGGACAGCCTGGATCTCGACCTGACGCCGGCGCAGCGCGAGGGCCTGGGGAGCGTGTTCATGGACGCCGAGGACCTGCTGGCCGAGGGCGTCGACCGGTTCTGTCTCGTGCACAGCGACTTCAACCCGAAGAACCTGCTGGTCGACCCGGAGACGGTCCGGATCACCGGGCTGATCGACTGGGAGTTCGCCCACGCGGGCTCGCCGTACGCCGATCTGGGCAATCTGCTGCGGTTCTGCACGGATCCGGTGCTGGCCCGGCCGGTTCTCGAGGTTCTGCGGGGGAGCGGCCTGCTCGGCTCCGATCGCTTCGTCGATCTCGGCCGGGCGGCGGATCTGTGGGCGCTGCTGGATCTCGCCGGCCGTGCCGCGGAGCACGGGGTGGCCGCCGCGGCGCACCGGCTGGTCTTCCGAATGGCGGACACGGGAGACCTCTCCGCGGGCCGTCCGGACCTGGACGTCGTACTCTGA
- the rpsA gene encoding 30S ribosomal protein S1, protein MTASIEAPLDPAVRSTPQVAVNDIGSEEDFLAAIDQTIKYFNDGDIVEGTIVKVDRDEVLLDIGYKTEGVIPSRELSIKHDVDPNEVVNVGDHVEALVLQKEDKEGRLILSKKRAQYEKAWGTIEKIKEEDGVVTGTVIEVVKGGLILDIGLRGFLPASLVEMRRVRDLQPYVGQEIEAKIIELDKNRNNVVLSRRAWLEQTQSEVRMNFLTQLQKGQIRKGVVSSIVNFGAFVDLGGVDGLVHVSELSWKHIDHPTEVVEVGQEVTVEVLDVDMDRERVSLSLKATQEDPWQQFARTHQMGQIVPGKVTKLVPFGAFVRVEEGIEGLVHISELAERHVEIPEQVVQVNDDVMVKIIDIDLERRRISLSLKQANEGVDPVSDDFDPTLYGMTATYDDQGNYIYPEGFDPETGEWLEGFDAQREEWERQYAEAHQRWEAHKKQIEDAKTADVEAGEASTYSSAAAPKDDAPVEGALASDEALQALREKLTGQG, encoded by the coding sequence ATGACGGCCAGCATCGAGGCTCCCCTCGACCCCGCAGTTCGCAGCACCCCGCAGGTAGCGGTCAATGACATCGGGTCGGAGGAAGACTTCCTCGCGGCGATCGATCAGACCATCAAGTACTTCAACGACGGCGACATCGTCGAGGGCACCATCGTCAAGGTCGACCGGGACGAGGTCCTGCTCGACATCGGTTACAAGACCGAAGGCGTGATCCCCTCCCGCGAGCTGTCGATCAAGCACGACGTCGACCCGAACGAGGTCGTCAACGTCGGCGATCACGTCGAGGCCCTGGTTCTCCAGAAGGAGGACAAGGAAGGCCGCCTGATCCTCTCGAAGAAGCGCGCCCAGTACGAGAAGGCCTGGGGCACGATCGAGAAGATCAAGGAAGAGGACGGCGTCGTCACCGGAACCGTCATCGAGGTCGTCAAGGGTGGACTCATCCTCGACATCGGCCTCCGCGGCTTCCTGCCGGCCTCGCTCGTCGAGATGCGCCGGGTCCGCGACCTCCAGCCGTACGTCGGCCAGGAGATCGAGGCCAAGATCATCGAGCTGGACAAGAACCGCAACAACGTGGTCCTGTCCCGCCGGGCGTGGCTGGAGCAGACGCAGTCCGAGGTGCGGATGAACTTCCTCACCCAGCTGCAGAAGGGCCAGATCCGCAAGGGTGTCGTCTCCTCGATCGTCAACTTCGGTGCGTTCGTGGACCTCGGCGGCGTCGACGGTCTGGTGCACGTCTCGGAGCTGTCCTGGAAGCACATCGACCACCCGACCGAGGTCGTCGAGGTCGGCCAGGAGGTCACCGTCGAGGTGCTGGACGTCGACATGGACCGCGAGCGTGTCTCGCTGTCGCTGAAGGCGACCCAGGAAGACCCGTGGCAGCAGTTCGCCCGGACCCACCAGATGGGCCAGATCGTGCCCGGCAAGGTCACCAAGCTGGTTCCGTTCGGTGCGTTCGTCCGCGTGGAGGAGGGCATCGAAGGTCTGGTGCACATCTCCGAGCTGGCGGAGCGGCACGTCGAGATCCCGGAGCAGGTCGTCCAGGTCAACGACGACGTCATGGTCAAGATCATCGACATCGACCTGGAGCGGCGCCGGATCTCGCTGTCGCTCAAGCAGGCCAACGAGGGTGTGGACCCGGTCTCGGACGACTTCGACCCGACGCTCTACGGCATGACGGCGACGTACGACGACCAGGGCAACTACATCTACCCCGAGGGCTTCGACCCGGAGACGGGCGAGTGGCTCGAGGGCTTCGACGCGCAGCGTGAGGAGTGGGAGCGGCAGTACGCCGAGGCCCACCAGCGCTGGGAGGCCCACAAGAAGCAGATCGAGGACGCCAAGACGGCGGACGTCGAGGCCGGCGAGGCATCGACGTACTCCTCGGCCGCTGCCCCGAAGGACGACGCTCCCGTAGAGGGCGCACTCGCTTCCGACGAGGCACTCCAGGCCCTCCGCGAAAAGCTGACCGGCCAGGGCTGA
- the coaE gene encoding dephospho-CoA kinase: protein MLRVGLTGGIGAGKSAVSARLAERGAVVIDSDVLAREVVARGTDGLDEVVAAFGPGVLTGDGDLDRPALGKIVFGNETARRKLEAIIHPRVRARAAEIEHQAPADAIVVHDIPLLVETGQAGKFDVVLVVDVPVGLQVDRLTSQRGMTDAEAKQRIASQAAREDRLAAADVVVDNSGSLADLDHRIDQVWEQLTGHGPDTKR from the coding sequence GTGCTGAGAGTGGGACTGACTGGTGGGATCGGGGCCGGGAAGAGCGCGGTGTCGGCCCGGCTGGCCGAGCGGGGCGCGGTGGTGATCGACTCCGATGTACTGGCTCGGGAGGTGGTCGCGCGCGGGACCGACGGGCTGGACGAGGTGGTCGCCGCGTTCGGTCCCGGCGTACTGACCGGCGACGGTGACCTGGATCGGCCGGCGCTGGGCAAGATCGTGTTCGGCAACGAGACCGCACGGCGGAAGCTGGAGGCGATCATCCATCCGCGGGTCCGCGCCCGGGCCGCCGAGATCGAGCACCAGGCGCCGGCCGACGCGATCGTCGTACACGACATCCCGCTGCTGGTAGAGACCGGTCAGGCCGGCAAGTTCGACGTCGTTCTCGTGGTCGACGTACCGGTTGGGTTGCAGGTCGACCGGCTGACGTCGCAGCGCGGCATGACTGACGCGGAAGCGAAACAGCGGATCGCGAGCCAGGCGGCCCGGGAGGACCGGCTGGCGGCCGCCGACGTGGTGGTCGACAACTCCGGCAGCCTGGCCGACCTGGACCACCGGATCGACCAGGTGTGGGAACAACTCACAGGCCACGGTCCGGACACGAAAAGGTGA
- a CDS encoding PrsW family glutamic-type intramembrane protease produces MRTGDAERKKAYAARPDEPVASFKLVSTIMPQGSGQQPYTYKVALGIALLLTVVTAALGALPVAIMIAAFAIPIVYIIYLYDVNLWEDEPIPVVAAAFVLTGVLAAVFTWLWKDKLALSLDTIGGNSAGPSGRDLLILLLLVPVVSELIRQIGPLYLASRPRYDDLMDGFTFGVVAGVGYACFETLVLHWGWISGGFAGPGSSAGTWISIVLLHGFIKPLVYGSATGLAGAEFSGLGEGYDGFTPRWVGGLLQAMAVNALFQGGVYLLGFVGGHGSTIGSILGVVWGLLLLGALIIRVRTVLHKGLLEAALESAARGGSNHASGDLAFCSRCEMPLLPQSDFCSACGNSVRSVPKSARGVTAPTAATTGETQA; encoded by the coding sequence ATGCGTACCGGGGATGCCGAGCGCAAGAAGGCGTACGCCGCCAGACCTGATGAACCGGTGGCGTCGTTCAAACTGGTCTCGACGATCATGCCGCAGGGATCCGGCCAGCAGCCGTACACCTACAAGGTCGCGCTGGGCATCGCCCTGCTGCTGACCGTGGTGACGGCCGCGCTCGGCGCGCTGCCGGTGGCGATCATGATCGCGGCCTTCGCCATCCCGATCGTCTACATCATCTACTTGTACGACGTGAACCTCTGGGAGGACGAGCCGATCCCGGTGGTCGCCGCGGCCTTCGTGCTGACCGGCGTCCTCGCGGCAGTCTTCACCTGGCTGTGGAAGGACAAGCTGGCGCTCTCGCTGGACACGATCGGCGGCAACAGTGCCGGTCCGTCCGGGCGGGACCTGCTGATCCTGCTGCTGCTGGTGCCGGTGGTGTCGGAGCTGATCCGGCAGATCGGCCCGCTCTACCTGGCCTCGCGGCCGCGGTACGACGACCTGATGGACGGCTTCACCTTCGGTGTGGTGGCCGGTGTCGGGTACGCCTGCTTCGAGACGCTGGTGCTGCACTGGGGCTGGATCAGCGGCGGCTTCGCCGGTCCGGGCAGCAGTGCGGGCACGTGGATCTCGATCGTGCTGCTGCACGGCTTCATCAAGCCGCTGGTGTACGGCTCGGCGACCGGTCTCGCCGGTGCGGAGTTCTCCGGCCTCGGCGAGGGGTACGACGGGTTCACGCCTCGCTGGGTGGGCGGTCTGCTCCAGGCGATGGCGGTCAACGCGCTCTTCCAGGGCGGTGTCTACCTGCTCGGATTCGTCGGCGGACACGGCTCGACGATCGGTTCGATCCTCGGTGTGGTCTGGGGCCTGCTGCTGCTCGGCGCGCTGATCATCCGGGTGCGGACCGTGCTCCACAAGGGCCTGCTCGAGGCTGCGCTCGAGTCGGCCGCGCGGGGCGGTTCCAACCACGCGTCGGGCGACCTGGCGTTCTGCTCGCGCTGTGAGATGCCGCTGCTCCCGCAGTCCGACTTCTGCTCCGCCTGTGGCAACTCGGTGCGATCCGTGCCGAAGTCCGCCCGCGGGGTAACCGCACCGACCGCCGCGACGACTGGGGAGACGCAGGCATGA
- the uvrB gene encoding excinuclease ABC subunit UvrB — MRQVSDLQRMVAPLKVVSDFEPAGDQPAAIADLERRINAGEQDVVLLGATGTGKTATVAWLAEKIQRPMLILQPNKTLAAQFANELRQFFPANAVEYFVSYYDYYQPEAYVPQTDTYIEKDSSINEEVERLRHSATWSLLTRRDVVVVATVSCIYGLGSADEYLNRMIHVKVGAEMDRDGLLRKLVGVQYARNDLAGTRGTFRVRGDTLEVFPVYQELAVRVEFFGDEIERVMTLHPLTGEVISEEDEVYIGAATHYVTAPERMERAITSIEAELEERLAELERNGQLLEAQRLRMRTTYDIEMMRQIGTCSGIENYSRHTDGREAGTAPHCLLDYFPEDFLLVIDESHVTVPQIGGMYEGDMSRKRTLVEHGFRLPSAMDNRPLRWEEFLERIGQTVYLSATPGQYEQDKSDGFVEQIIRPTGLVDPEVIVKPTKGQIDDLIHEIRIRVERNERVLVTTLTKKMSEDLTDYLLEMGIRTRYLHSEVDTLRRVELLRELRMGEYDVLVGINLLREGLDLPEVSLVAILDADKEGFLRSGRSLIQTIGRAARNVSGQVFMYADKITPSMEQAIDETNRRRAKQIAYNESHGVDPQPLRKKIADITDMLAREDADTAELLGSGRTQSRGKAPVPGGGKAKAGEKAKELAGGLPSSDLADLIQQLTDQMHNAAAELQFEVAARYRDEISELKKELRQMTNAGAK, encoded by the coding sequence ATGAGACAGGTCTCGGATCTTCAGCGTATGGTCGCGCCGTTGAAGGTGGTGTCCGACTTCGAGCCGGCGGGTGACCAGCCGGCCGCGATCGCGGACCTGGAGCGCCGGATCAACGCCGGCGAGCAGGACGTCGTACTGCTGGGTGCTACCGGTACCGGTAAGACCGCGACCGTCGCCTGGCTGGCCGAGAAGATCCAGCGCCCGATGCTGATCCTCCAGCCGAACAAGACCCTCGCCGCCCAGTTCGCGAACGAGTTGCGCCAGTTCTTCCCCGCCAACGCCGTCGAGTACTTCGTGTCGTACTACGACTACTACCAGCCCGAGGCGTATGTACCGCAGACGGACACCTACATCGAGAAGGACTCCTCGATCAACGAGGAGGTCGAGCGGCTCCGCCACTCCGCGACCTGGTCACTGCTGACCCGGCGCGACGTGGTCGTGGTCGCGACCGTGTCCTGCATCTACGGCCTGGGCTCCGCCGACGAGTACCTGAACCGGATGATCCACGTGAAGGTCGGCGCCGAGATGGACCGCGACGGCCTGCTCCGCAAGCTCGTCGGCGTGCAGTATGCGCGCAACGACCTGGCCGGCACCCGCGGCACGTTCCGGGTCCGCGGCGACACGCTCGAGGTCTTCCCGGTGTACCAGGAGCTCGCCGTCCGGGTGGAGTTCTTCGGTGACGAGATCGAGCGCGTGATGACGCTGCACCCGCTGACCGGCGAGGTGATCAGCGAGGAGGACGAGGTCTACATCGGCGCCGCCACGCACTACGTGACCGCGCCGGAGCGGATGGAGCGCGCGATCACCTCGATCGAGGCCGAGCTCGAGGAGCGGCTGGCCGAGCTCGAGCGCAACGGTCAGCTGCTGGAAGCACAGCGGCTCCGGATGCGGACGACGTACGACATCGAGATGATGCGCCAGATCGGGACCTGCTCGGGCATCGAGAACTACTCGCGGCACACCGACGGACGTGAGGCCGGGACGGCGCCGCACTGTCTGCTCGACTACTTCCCCGAGGACTTCCTGCTGGTCATCGACGAGTCGCACGTGACCGTCCCGCAGATCGGCGGGATGTACGAGGGCGACATGTCCCGCAAGCGGACCCTGGTCGAGCACGGCTTCCGGCTGCCGTCGGCGATGGACAACCGGCCGCTGCGCTGGGAGGAGTTCCTCGAGCGGATCGGCCAGACCGTCTACCTGTCCGCGACCCCGGGGCAGTACGAGCAGGACAAGTCCGACGGGTTCGTCGAGCAGATCATCCGGCCGACCGGTCTGGTCGACCCCGAGGTGATCGTGAAGCCGACCAAGGGCCAGATCGACGACCTGATCCACGAGATCCGGATCCGCGTCGAGCGGAACGAGCGGGTACTGGTCACCACGCTGACCAAGAAGATGTCCGAGGACCTGACCGACTACCTGCTCGAGATGGGCATCCGGACGAGGTATCTGCACAGCGAGGTCGACACGCTCCGCCGGGTCGAGCTGCTGCGCGAGCTGCGCATGGGTGAGTACGACGTGCTCGTCGGCATCAACCTGCTGCGTGAGGGCCTCGACCTGCCGGAGGTGTCGCTGGTCGCGATCCTGGACGCCGACAAGGAAGGCTTCCTGCGGTCGGGCCGGTCGCTGATCCAGACCATCGGCCGTGCGGCGCGAAACGTCTCCGGCCAGGTGTTCATGTATGCCGACAAGATCACCCCGTCGATGGAGCAGGCGATCGACGAGACCAACCGGCGGCGCGCGAAGCAGATCGCGTACAACGAGTCGCACGGGGTCGACCCGCAGCCGCTGCGGAAGAAGATCGCCGACATCACCGACATGCTGGCCCGTGAGGACGCCGACACCGCCGAGTTGCTGGGCTCCGGCCGTACGCAGTCCCGCGGCAAGGCACCCGTGCCCGGTGGCGGCAAGGCGAAGGCCGGCGAGAAGGCGAAGGAACTGGCCGGCGGTCTGCCGTCGTCCGACCTGGCCGATCTGATCCAGCAGCTCACCGACCAGATGCACAACGCCGCCGCCGAGCTCCAGTTCGAGGTCGCCGCCCGCTACCGCGACGAGATCTCCGAACTGAAGAAGGAGCTCCGCCAGATGACCAACGCCGGCGCCAAGTAG
- a CDS encoding nitrilase-related carbon-nitrogen hydrolase: MASVVVAAVQAGSTLFDTPATLVKAEQYIREAAAAGARLIVLPEAFLGGYPKGADFGITVGSRSPEGRELFRRYREAAVQLHGPEIARLAELATELDVHLVAGVIERDGGTLYCTAVFVDPRDGLVAHHRKLMPTAAERYLWGQGDGSTMPAVETDLGVLGAAICWENYMPLFRQSMYAKGVQIWCAPTVDDRDQWQATMRHIALEGRCFVISANQYLTDGNTVLINGGSTIISPLGEILAGPLRGTEGVLLAELDLAELDRGYFDFDSVGHYARPDIFTLTVDETPRHTVVRRS; the protein is encoded by the coding sequence ATGGCATCTGTGGTGGTTGCTGCGGTCCAAGCCGGATCCACGCTCTTCGACACACCCGCGACGCTGGTGAAGGCTGAGCAGTACATCCGGGAGGCCGCGGCGGCCGGCGCTCGGTTGATCGTGCTGCCGGAGGCGTTCCTCGGCGGCTACCCGAAAGGCGCCGACTTCGGGATCACCGTCGGGTCGCGATCTCCCGAGGGACGCGAGCTGTTCCGGCGGTACCGCGAGGCCGCCGTGCAACTGCACGGGCCGGAGATCGCACGACTGGCCGAGCTGGCGACCGAGCTCGACGTGCATCTGGTCGCCGGGGTGATCGAACGCGATGGCGGGACGCTCTATTGCACGGCCGTGTTCGTCGACCCGCGAGACGGGTTGGTGGCGCATCACCGCAAGCTGATGCCGACCGCGGCCGAGCGGTATCTGTGGGGACAGGGCGACGGCTCGACGATGCCTGCCGTCGAGACAGACCTCGGCGTCCTCGGGGCGGCGATCTGCTGGGAGAACTACATGCCGCTGTTCCGGCAGTCGATGTACGCCAAAGGTGTGCAGATCTGGTGCGCACCGACGGTCGACGACCGCGACCAGTGGCAGGCAACCATGCGCCACATCGCACTCGAAGGCCGATGCTTCGTCATCAGCGCGAACCAGTACCTGACCGATGGCAATACCGTTCTCATCAACGGCGGCAGCACGATCATCTCCCCGCTGGGCGAGATCCTGGCCGGCCCGCTCCGCGGCACGGAAGGCGTCCTGCTCGCGGAGCTGGACCTCGCCGAACTCGATCGCGGCTACTTCGACTTCGACTCGGTCGGGCACTACGCGCGGCCGGACATCTTCACCCTGACCGTGGACGAGACGCCGCGCCACACCGTCGTACGCCGGAGCTGA
- a CDS encoding MmcQ/YjbR family DNA-binding protein — MNGDELLEYCLGKPGAWQDEPWDGDVVAKVGDKIFAFLGSGSGVGLKCGADREEADELVDTYPDDVSKMAYIGRSGWNSVRLGGAVPDDEILELIDASYETIVAKLPKSRRPAVRE, encoded by the coding sequence ATGAACGGGGACGAACTCCTCGAGTACTGCCTGGGCAAGCCCGGCGCGTGGCAGGACGAGCCGTGGGACGGGGACGTGGTCGCGAAGGTGGGCGACAAGATCTTCGCGTTCCTGGGCAGTGGCAGCGGGGTCGGCCTGAAGTGCGGGGCCGACCGGGAAGAGGCCGACGAGTTGGTGGACACCTACCCGGACGACGTCAGCAAGATGGCCTACATCGGGCGCTCCGGCTGGAACTCCGTGCGGCTCGGGGGAGCGGTGCCCGACGACGAGATCCTCGAACTGATCGACGCGTCGTACGAGACGATCGTCGCGAAGCTGCCGAAGAGCAGGCGGCCCGCAGTCCGCGAGTGA
- a CDS encoding TerC family protein, with protein sequence MHVADYVWYITVGVLLALLTFDVFVIGRRPHEPSTRESATAIAFYVGLAVVFGLGVWFFSGGQYAGEFFAGWLTEYSLSVDNLFIFLIIMSRFAVPRKYQQTALLVGIILALVFRGIFIAVGAAAINQFSWVFYIFGAFLVYTAIHLAKQGENDDDDFKENAVIRFAKKRLNATDEYNGVKLTLKKNGKRLVTPMAIVIIALGTTDLLFALDSIPAIYGLTQEPFLVFTANVFALMGLRQLYFLLGDLLKRLVYLSLGLSVVLAFIGVKLVLHAMHVNELPFINGGHHIDWAPEIPIWFSLGFIIVTLGITTALSLRKSRTIEAEEPAAEQPELHHKES encoded by the coding sequence GTGCACGTAGCTGACTACGTTTGGTACATCACCGTCGGCGTGCTGCTCGCGCTGCTGACGTTCGACGTCTTCGTCATCGGCCGTCGCCCGCACGAGCCGAGCACCCGCGAGTCGGCGACCGCGATCGCGTTCTACGTCGGTCTGGCCGTGGTCTTCGGCCTCGGCGTCTGGTTCTTCTCCGGCGGGCAGTACGCCGGGGAGTTCTTCGCCGGCTGGCTCACCGAGTACAGCCTGAGCGTCGACAACCTGTTCATCTTCCTGATCATCATGAGCAGATTCGCCGTGCCGAGGAAGTACCAGCAGACCGCGCTGCTGGTCGGCATCATCCTGGCGCTGGTGTTCCGCGGCATCTTCATCGCGGTCGGCGCCGCCGCGATCAACCAGTTCTCCTGGGTCTTCTACATCTTCGGCGCGTTCCTGGTCTACACCGCGATCCACCTGGCCAAGCAGGGTGAGAACGACGATGACGACTTCAAGGAGAACGCGGTCATCCGGTTCGCGAAGAAGCGGCTGAATGCGACCGACGAGTACAACGGCGTGAAGCTCACGCTGAAGAAGAACGGTAAGCGGCTCGTCACTCCGATGGCGATCGTGATCATTGCCCTCGGCACCACTGACCTGCTGTTCGCGCTGGACTCGATCCCGGCGATCTACGGGCTCACGCAGGAGCCGTTCCTGGTCTTCACGGCGAACGTGTTCGCGTTGATGGGTCTGCGGCAACTGTACTTCCTGCTCGGGGATCTGCTGAAGCGGCTGGTGTATCTGTCGCTCGGTCTGTCGGTGGTGCTCGCGTTCATCGGCGTGAAGCTGGTGCTGCACGCGATGCACGTGAACGAACTCCCGTTCATCAACGGCGGCCACCACATCGACTGGGCTCCGGAGATCCCGATCTGGTTCTCCCTCGGCTTCATCATCGTCACGCTGGGCATCACCACGGCGCTGAGCCTGCGCAAGTCCCGCACCATCGAGGCGGAGGAGCCGGCCGCAGAGCAGCCGGAGCTGCACCACAAAGAGTCCTGA